A section of the Citrus sinensis cultivar Valencia sweet orange chromosome 8, DVS_A1.0, whole genome shotgun sequence genome encodes:
- the LOC102630882 gene encoding glutamate receptor 3.2 isoform X1, with the protein MATTIIFKSLTVCMWSDSSFSITMNLWWLVSIFSFCIGTAIQGALKPEVLNVGAIFSFGTVNGQVSRIAMKAAQDDINSDPRVLGGRKLSITMHDAKFNGFLSIMGALQFMETDTLAIVGPQSAVMAHVLSHLANELQVPLLSFTALDPTLSPLQYPFFVQTAPNDLYLMSAIAEMVSYFGWGEVIAIFNDDDQGRNGVTALGDKLAEIRCKISYKSALPPDQSVTETDVRNELVKVRMMEARVIVVHGYSRTGLMVFDVAQRLGMMDSGYVWIATTWLSTFIDSKSPLSLKTAKSILGALTLRQHTPDSKRRRDFVSRWNTLSNGSIGLNPYGLYAYDTVWMIARALKLFLDQGNTISFSNDTKLNGLGGGTLNLGALSIFDGGKKFLANILQTNMTGLSGPIHFNQDRSLLHPSYDIINVIEHGYPQQIGYWSNYSGLSVVPPEKLYRKPANRSSSNQHLYSVVWPGGVTSKPRGWVFPNNGRQLRIGVPNRVSYRDFVFKVNGTDIVHGYCIDVFLAAVRLLPYAVPYKFIPYGDGHKNPTYSELINQITTGVFDAAVGDIAIVTNRTKAVDFTQPYIESGLVVVAPVRKLNSSAWAFLRPFTPLMWAVTGVFFLVVGTVVWILEHRLNDEFRGPPRKQIVTVLWFSFSTMFFAHRENTVSTLGRVVLIIWLFVVLIITSSYTASLTSILTVQQLSSPIKGIDTLMTSNDRVGYQVGSFAENYLIEELSIPKSRLVALGSPEEYAIALENRTVAAVVDERPYIDLFLSDHCQFSVRGQEFTKSGWGFAFPRDSPLAIDMSTAILTLSENGELQRIHDKWLRKKACSSESSQSDSEQLQIQSFRGLFLICGIACFLALLAYFCLMLRQFKKYSAEESASSVPSSSRSARLQTFLSFADEKVDRTKSKLKRKREDMPSNVYMIEAEPKNGSARINRDISQEREQYNNETWLH; encoded by the exons ATGGCCACTACCATTATTTTCAAGTCACTCACCGTATGCAT GTGGTCGGATTCATCATTTAGCATCACCATGAATCTGTGGTGGCTCGTGTCAATCTTCAGTTTCTGCATTGGAACAGCTATACAAGGGGCTCTGAAGCCTGAAGTTCTGAACGTTGGAGCAATATTCTCTTTCGGCACCGTTAATGGACAAGTTTCAAGGATTGCCATGAAGGCTGCTCAGGATGATATTAATTCGGATCCAAGGGTTCTCGGCGGAAGGAAATTGTCCATAACAATGCATGACGCCAAATTCAATGGATTTCTCAGCATCATGGGAG CATTGCAGTTCATGGAGACTGATACTTTAGCTATAGTTGGTCCACAAAGTGCTGTAATGGCACACGTGCTCTCTCACTTGGCCAATGAACTCCAAGTCCCGCTATTGTCATTCACGGCTCTGGACCCTACCCTGTCGCCTCTCCAGTACCCTTTCTTTGTTCAAACGGCACCCAATGATCTATACCTGATGTCTGCCATTGCGGAGATGGTTAGTTACTTTGGCTGGGGAGAAGTTATTGCAAtttttaatgatgatgatcagGGCCGAAATGGTGTAACTGCGTTGGGTGATAAGCTTGCTGAGATAAGGTgcaaaatttcatataaatcGGCACTTCCCCCTGATCAAAGTGTCACTGAAACTGATGTTAGAAATGAATTAGTTAAGGTTAGAATGATGGAAGCTCGAGTGATTGTTGTACACGGATACTCAAGAACGGGTCTCATGGTCTTCGATGTGGCCCAAAGGCTTGGGATGATGGACAGCGGATATGTTTGGATAGCTACCACTTGGCTGTCAACTTTTATAGATTCCAAGTCACCACTTTCTTTGAAGACTGCAAAGTCCATCCTAGGAGCTCTCACCCTTAGACAACATACACCTGactcaaaaagaagaagggaTTTTGTGTCTCGGTGGAACACGCTGAGTAATGGTTCTATTGGATTGAATCCTTATGGTCTATATGCATATGATACAGTTTGGATGATTGCTCGTGCTTTGAAATTGTTTCTGGATCAGGGCAAcaccatttcattttcaaatgaTACAAAGTTAAATGGTCTAGGGGGCGGGACATTAAATCTTGGTGCATTGAGCATATTTGATGGAGGGAAGAAGTTCCTTGCAAACATATTGCAGACCAATATGACTGGTCTGTCTGGTCCAATCCATTTTAATCAAGACAGATCCCTCTTACATCCGTCATATGATATAATCAATGTAATTGAACATGGGTATCCGCAGCAGATTGGATACTGGTCTAACTACTCTGGTCTATCTGTGGTGCCCCCAGAGAAACTTTATAGAAAACCAGCTAATCGTTCAAGTTCAAACCAACATTTATACAGTGTGGTATGGCCTGGAGGAGTAACAAGCAAGCCTCGTGGTTGGGTCTTTCCAAATAATGGAAGGCAATTAAGAATTGGAGTCCCAAATCGAGTTAGCTATCGAGACTTTGTCTTTAAAGTGAATGGTACTGATATAGTTCATGGGTATTGCATTGATGTATTCCTTGCAGCTGTACGTTTGCTTCCATATGCAGTtccttataaatttattccaTATGGAGATGGCCACAAGAATCCAACCTACAGCGAGCTCATTAATCAAATCACAACTGGG GTTTTTGATGCTGCAGTGGGTGACATTGCAATCGTAACGAACCGAACAAAGGCTGTCGATTTCACCCAGCCGTATATAGAGTCGGGACTGGTTGTGGTGGCCCCTGTCAGGAAGTTGAATTCAAGTGCTTGGGCATTCTTGCGGCCCTTTACTCCATTGATGTGGGCAGTCACAGGAGTTTTTTTCCTTGTTGTTGGAACAGTTGTTTGGATCCTTGAACATAGATTAAATGATGAATTCAGAGGGCCTCCTAGAAAACAGATTGTCACAGTTCTATG GTTTAGCTTTTCTACTATGTTTTTTGCCCATA GAGAAAATACAGTGAGCACACTTGGTCGTGTTGTGCTTATCATCTGGCTCTTTGTTGTTCTTATAATTACCTCAAGCTATACTGCAAGCCTGACATCAATCCTCACAGTGCAACAGCTTTCCTCACCCATCAAAGGAATTGATACCTTGATGACGAGTAATGATCGTGTAGGATACCAAGTTGGGTCCTTTGCTGAAAACTATCTGATTGAGGAGCTCAGCATTCCAAAATCTAGACTTGTTGCTCTTGGCTCTCCAGAAGAATATGCGATTGCCCTTGAGAATAGAACTGTTGCAGCTGTCGTCGATGAAAGACCATACATAGATCTGTTCCTCTCAGACCATTGCCAGTTTTCAGTTAGAGGCCAAGAGTTCACAAAAAGCGGCTGGGGATTT GCATTTCCACGAGACTCTCCATTAGCAATTGATATGTCAACTGCCATTCTCACTCTATCTGAGAACGGTGAGCTTCAGAGGATCCATGACAAGTGGCTCAGAAAGAAGGCTTGTAGTTCTGAGAGCTCTCAGTCTGACTCAGAACagcttcaaattcaaagcttCCGGGGACTGTTCCTTATCTGTGGGATTGCATGCTTCCTAGCTCTCCTCGCGTACTTCTGCTTGATGTTACGCCAATTCAAAAAATACTCCGCAGAAGAATCTGCTTCCTCTGTTCCCAGCAGCTCTCGTTCTGCACGCCTCCAAacttttttatcatttgcgGATGAAAAGGTAGACAGAACAAAGAGCAAGCTAAAGAGAAAACGTGAAGATATGCCATCAAATGTTTATATGATCGAAGCTGAGCCAAAAAATGGATCAGCGAGAATAAATAGGGATATTTCTCAGGAGAGGGAGCAGTATAATAATGAAACTTGGCTCCATTAA
- the LOC102630882 gene encoding glutamate receptor 3.2 isoform X2 — translation MNLWWLVSIFSFCIGTAIQGALKPEVLNVGAIFSFGTVNGQVSRIAMKAAQDDINSDPRVLGGRKLSITMHDAKFNGFLSIMGALQFMETDTLAIVGPQSAVMAHVLSHLANELQVPLLSFTALDPTLSPLQYPFFVQTAPNDLYLMSAIAEMVSYFGWGEVIAIFNDDDQGRNGVTALGDKLAEIRCKISYKSALPPDQSVTETDVRNELVKVRMMEARVIVVHGYSRTGLMVFDVAQRLGMMDSGYVWIATTWLSTFIDSKSPLSLKTAKSILGALTLRQHTPDSKRRRDFVSRWNTLSNGSIGLNPYGLYAYDTVWMIARALKLFLDQGNTISFSNDTKLNGLGGGTLNLGALSIFDGGKKFLANILQTNMTGLSGPIHFNQDRSLLHPSYDIINVIEHGYPQQIGYWSNYSGLSVVPPEKLYRKPANRSSSNQHLYSVVWPGGVTSKPRGWVFPNNGRQLRIGVPNRVSYRDFVFKVNGTDIVHGYCIDVFLAAVRLLPYAVPYKFIPYGDGHKNPTYSELINQITTGVFDAAVGDIAIVTNRTKAVDFTQPYIESGLVVVAPVRKLNSSAWAFLRPFTPLMWAVTGVFFLVVGTVVWILEHRLNDEFRGPPRKQIVTVLWFSFSTMFFAHRENTVSTLGRVVLIIWLFVVLIITSSYTASLTSILTVQQLSSPIKGIDTLMTSNDRVGYQVGSFAENYLIEELSIPKSRLVALGSPEEYAIALENRTVAAVVDERPYIDLFLSDHCQFSVRGQEFTKSGWGFAFPRDSPLAIDMSTAILTLSENGELQRIHDKWLRKKACSSESSQSDSEQLQIQSFRGLFLICGIACFLALLAYFCLMLRQFKKYSAEESASSVPSSSRSARLQTFLSFADEKVDRTKSKLKRKREDMPSNVYMIEAEPKNGSARINRDISQEREQYNNETWLH, via the exons ATGAATCTGTGGTGGCTCGTGTCAATCTTCAGTTTCTGCATTGGAACAGCTATACAAGGGGCTCTGAAGCCTGAAGTTCTGAACGTTGGAGCAATATTCTCTTTCGGCACCGTTAATGGACAAGTTTCAAGGATTGCCATGAAGGCTGCTCAGGATGATATTAATTCGGATCCAAGGGTTCTCGGCGGAAGGAAATTGTCCATAACAATGCATGACGCCAAATTCAATGGATTTCTCAGCATCATGGGAG CATTGCAGTTCATGGAGACTGATACTTTAGCTATAGTTGGTCCACAAAGTGCTGTAATGGCACACGTGCTCTCTCACTTGGCCAATGAACTCCAAGTCCCGCTATTGTCATTCACGGCTCTGGACCCTACCCTGTCGCCTCTCCAGTACCCTTTCTTTGTTCAAACGGCACCCAATGATCTATACCTGATGTCTGCCATTGCGGAGATGGTTAGTTACTTTGGCTGGGGAGAAGTTATTGCAAtttttaatgatgatgatcagGGCCGAAATGGTGTAACTGCGTTGGGTGATAAGCTTGCTGAGATAAGGTgcaaaatttcatataaatcGGCACTTCCCCCTGATCAAAGTGTCACTGAAACTGATGTTAGAAATGAATTAGTTAAGGTTAGAATGATGGAAGCTCGAGTGATTGTTGTACACGGATACTCAAGAACGGGTCTCATGGTCTTCGATGTGGCCCAAAGGCTTGGGATGATGGACAGCGGATATGTTTGGATAGCTACCACTTGGCTGTCAACTTTTATAGATTCCAAGTCACCACTTTCTTTGAAGACTGCAAAGTCCATCCTAGGAGCTCTCACCCTTAGACAACATACACCTGactcaaaaagaagaagggaTTTTGTGTCTCGGTGGAACACGCTGAGTAATGGTTCTATTGGATTGAATCCTTATGGTCTATATGCATATGATACAGTTTGGATGATTGCTCGTGCTTTGAAATTGTTTCTGGATCAGGGCAAcaccatttcattttcaaatgaTACAAAGTTAAATGGTCTAGGGGGCGGGACATTAAATCTTGGTGCATTGAGCATATTTGATGGAGGGAAGAAGTTCCTTGCAAACATATTGCAGACCAATATGACTGGTCTGTCTGGTCCAATCCATTTTAATCAAGACAGATCCCTCTTACATCCGTCATATGATATAATCAATGTAATTGAACATGGGTATCCGCAGCAGATTGGATACTGGTCTAACTACTCTGGTCTATCTGTGGTGCCCCCAGAGAAACTTTATAGAAAACCAGCTAATCGTTCAAGTTCAAACCAACATTTATACAGTGTGGTATGGCCTGGAGGAGTAACAAGCAAGCCTCGTGGTTGGGTCTTTCCAAATAATGGAAGGCAATTAAGAATTGGAGTCCCAAATCGAGTTAGCTATCGAGACTTTGTCTTTAAAGTGAATGGTACTGATATAGTTCATGGGTATTGCATTGATGTATTCCTTGCAGCTGTACGTTTGCTTCCATATGCAGTtccttataaatttattccaTATGGAGATGGCCACAAGAATCCAACCTACAGCGAGCTCATTAATCAAATCACAACTGGG GTTTTTGATGCTGCAGTGGGTGACATTGCAATCGTAACGAACCGAACAAAGGCTGTCGATTTCACCCAGCCGTATATAGAGTCGGGACTGGTTGTGGTGGCCCCTGTCAGGAAGTTGAATTCAAGTGCTTGGGCATTCTTGCGGCCCTTTACTCCATTGATGTGGGCAGTCACAGGAGTTTTTTTCCTTGTTGTTGGAACAGTTGTTTGGATCCTTGAACATAGATTAAATGATGAATTCAGAGGGCCTCCTAGAAAACAGATTGTCACAGTTCTATG GTTTAGCTTTTCTACTATGTTTTTTGCCCATA GAGAAAATACAGTGAGCACACTTGGTCGTGTTGTGCTTATCATCTGGCTCTTTGTTGTTCTTATAATTACCTCAAGCTATACTGCAAGCCTGACATCAATCCTCACAGTGCAACAGCTTTCCTCACCCATCAAAGGAATTGATACCTTGATGACGAGTAATGATCGTGTAGGATACCAAGTTGGGTCCTTTGCTGAAAACTATCTGATTGAGGAGCTCAGCATTCCAAAATCTAGACTTGTTGCTCTTGGCTCTCCAGAAGAATATGCGATTGCCCTTGAGAATAGAACTGTTGCAGCTGTCGTCGATGAAAGACCATACATAGATCTGTTCCTCTCAGACCATTGCCAGTTTTCAGTTAGAGGCCAAGAGTTCACAAAAAGCGGCTGGGGATTT GCATTTCCACGAGACTCTCCATTAGCAATTGATATGTCAACTGCCATTCTCACTCTATCTGAGAACGGTGAGCTTCAGAGGATCCATGACAAGTGGCTCAGAAAGAAGGCTTGTAGTTCTGAGAGCTCTCAGTCTGACTCAGAACagcttcaaattcaaagcttCCGGGGACTGTTCCTTATCTGTGGGATTGCATGCTTCCTAGCTCTCCTCGCGTACTTCTGCTTGATGTTACGCCAATTCAAAAAATACTCCGCAGAAGAATCTGCTTCCTCTGTTCCCAGCAGCTCTCGTTCTGCACGCCTCCAAacttttttatcatttgcgGATGAAAAGGTAGACAGAACAAAGAGCAAGCTAAAGAGAAAACGTGAAGATATGCCATCAAATGTTTATATGATCGAAGCTGAGCCAAAAAATGGATCAGCGAGAATAAATAGGGATATTTCTCAGGAGAGGGAGCAGTATAATAATGAAACTTGGCTCCATTAA
- the LOC102624909 gene encoding homoserine kinase, which yields MAICFSSAVKPANHFTVFFNPAPKKPIFKCSCSLPTVTTTEPEPVFTSVKTFAPATVANLGPCFDFLGCAVDGLGDYVSLKVDPSVHPGEVSISEVIGPSKLSKNPLWNCAGIAAISAMKMLGVRSVGLSLSLEKGLPLGSGLGSSAASAAAAAVAVNEMFGNKLLPDELVLAGLESEAKVSGYHADNIAPAIMGGFVLIRSYEPLDLMRLNFPEKKQLLFVLVTPEFEAPTKKMRAALPAEVGMPHHIWNCSQAGALVAAVLNGDPVGLGKALSSDKIVEPKRAPLIPGMEAVKKVAVEAGAYGCTISGAGPTAVAVVDNEEKGKVIGEKMVEAFWKEGNLKAVSMVKRLDRVGARLVGSVRAPR from the coding sequence ATGGCAATCTGTTTTTCATCTGCAGTGAAACCCGCAAATCATTTCACAGTCTTTTTCAATCCCGCGCCAAAAAAGCCAATCTTTAAATGCAGTTGTTCTTTGCCCACCGTCACCACCACTGAACCCGAACCTGTTTTCACGTCCGTCAAAACCTTCGCGCCGGCCACTGTTGCCAACCTCGGGCCCTGCTTCGACTTCCTCGGCTGCGCCGTCGACGGCCTCGGCGATTACGTCTCCCTAAAAGTCGATCCCAGTGTTCACCCCGGCGAGGTCTCCATTTCCGAAGTAATCGGCCCTTCGAAACTCAGCAAAAACCCTCTCTGGAACTGCGCCGGAATCGCCGCAATCTCCGCCATGAAAATGCTCGGCGTTCGCTCGGTGGGTTTATCGCTTTCTTTGGAAAAGGGACTTCCTTTAGGATCTGGGCTCGGATCGAGCGCTGCCAGTGCGGCGGCTGCTGCGGTAGCGGTCAACGAAATGTTTGGAAATAAATTACTCCCGGATGAACTAGTTCTCGCCGGCTTGGAATCGGAAGCTAAAGTGTCCGGTTACCACGCCGATAACATTGCTCCTGCGATCATGGGTGGTTTCGTTTTGATTCGTAGTTACGAGCCGTTAGATTTGATGAGACTAAATTTTCCTGAGAAAAAGCAACTTCTTTTTGTTCTAGTAACTCCGGAATTCGAGGCGCCGACCAAGAAAATGCGGGCAGCGTTGCCGGCGGAGGTGGGGATGCCGCACCACATTTGGAACTGCAGCCAGGCGGGGGCGTTGGTGGCGGCAGTGTTGAACGGGGACCCGGTGGGGCTGGGGAAGGCCTTGTCATCGGATAAGATTGTGGAGCCAAAACGGGCCCCATTGATTCCGGGAATGGAGGCGGTGAAGAAGGTAGCAGTTGAGGCGGGAGCGTACGGGTGCACCATCAGCGGGGCCGGGCCCACGGCGGTGGCGGTAGTGGATAATGAAGAGAAAGGGAAGGTGATTGGAGAGAAGATGGTGGAGGCGTTTTGGAAAGAAGGGAATTTGAAGGCGGTGTCTATGGTTAAGAGATTGGATAGAGTTGGTGCCAGGCTTGTTGGGAGTGTCCGGGCTCCCAGATGA
- the LOC102607273 gene encoding monosaccharide-sensing protein 2 produces the protein MGGAALVAIAAAIGNLLQGWDNATIAGAVLYIKREFHLETEPTIEGLIVAMSLIGATCITTCSGAIADWLGRRPMLIVSSVLYFIGGLVMLWSPNVYVLLLARLLDGFGIGLAVTLVPIYISETAPPEIRGLLNTLPQFTGCVGMFLAYCMVFGMSLMTAPSWRLMLGVLFIPSLIYFVLTIFYLPESPRWLVSKGRMLEAKKVLQSLRGREDVAGEMALLVEGLGVGGETSLEEYIIGPANDLAADQDISADKDQIKLYGPEEGLSWIARPVTGQSIVGLGSRHGSMVDPLVTLFGSVHEKLPDQGSMRSTLFPHFGSMFSVGGNQPRNEEWDEESLVREGDEYPSDAAGGDSDDNLQSPLISRQTTSIEKDMVPPAHGTLSSMRHGSQVQGNAGEPVGMGIGGGWQLAWKWSEKEGRDGKKEGGFKRIYLHQEGVPASHRGSLVSMHGEDVPVGGEVVQAAALVSQAALCSKELLDQNPIGPAMIHPSETAAKGFSWKDLAEPGVKRALMVGVGIQILQQLSGINGVLYYTPQILEQAGVGVLLSNLGISSASASLLISGITTLLMLPSIAVAMRLMDISGRRTLLLSTIPILITSLVVLVLSSVIKMGSVVHASISTVSVVLYFCCFVMGFGPIPNILCSEIFPTRVRGICIAICALVFWIGDIIVTYSLPVLLKSVGLAGVFGMYAVVCVISWIFVFIKVPETKGMPLEVITEFFAVGASQADAAKNN, from the exons ATGGGTGGAGCTGCGCTTGTTGCGATTGCAGCTGCTATTGGAAACCTACTGCAAGGATGGGATAACGCTACTATTGCGG GGGCTGTTTTGTATATAAAGAGAGAATTCCATTTGGAAACTGAGCCCACAATTGAAGGGCTAATTGTGGCCATGTCACTTATTGGGGCTACTTGCATTACTACATGTTCTGGAGCCATAGCTGACTGGCTAGGTCGCCGTCCAATGTTAATAGTCTCATCTGTACTCTATTTCATTGGTGGCCTTGTAATGTTATGGTCTCCCAATGTTTATGTCCTACTTTTGGCCAGGCTTTTAGATGGATTTGGAATTGGTTTGGCTGTTACACTGGTTCCAATTTATATATCTGAGACAGCTCCTCCGGAAATAAGAGGATTATTGAATACACTTCCACAGTTTACTGGTTGTGTTGGAATGTTTCTGGCATATTGTATGGTTTTTGGGATGTCTTTGATGACGGCCCCTAGTTGGAGATTGATGCTTGGAGTTCTTTTTATACCCTCACTTATCTATTTTGTGCTGACTATATTTTACCTACCTGAGTCTCCAAGGTGGCTTGTGAGTAAAGGGCGCATGCTTGAGGCCAAGAAGGTTTTGCAGAGTTTGCGTGGTAGAGAAGATGTTGCTG GTGAGATGGCTTTACTGGTTGAGGGACTTGGTGTTGGGGGTGAAACATCTTTAGAGGAGTACATAATTGGTCCGGCCAATGACCTTGCTGCTGATCAGGACATATCTGCTGATAAAGATCAAATCAAACTATATGGGCCTGAAGAAGGTCTCTCCTGGATTGCTAGACCAGTCACTGGACAGAGTATTGTTGGTCTAGGGTCTAGGCATGGAAGTATGGTGGATCCTCTTGTCACCCTTTTTGGCAGCGTGCACGAGAAGCTTCCTGATCAGGGAAGCATGCGAAGCACGCTATTTCCTCACTTTGGCAGCATGTTTAGTGTGGGAGGAAATCAACCTAGAAATGAAGAGTGGGATGAGGAGAGCCTTGTCAGAGAGGGTGACGAATATCCATCTGATGCTGCTGGTGGTGACTCTGATGACAATTTGCAGAGCCCATTGATCTCCCGCCAGACGACAAGTATCGAGAAGGACATGGTTCCACCTGCCCATGGTACCCTTTCAAGCATGAGACACGGCAGTCAGGTGCAAGGAAATGCTGGAGAACCAGTTGGTATGGGGATTGGTGGAGGTTGGCAGTTAGCATGGAAATGGTCTGAAAAGGAGGGCCGAGATGGAAAGAAAGAAGGAGGATTCAAAAGAATCTACTTGCACCAGGAGGGTGTCCCTGCATCTCATCGTGGATCCTTAGTTTCTATGCATGGTGAGGATGTTCCTGTAGGAGGTGAGGTCGTCCAGGCTGCTGCTTTGGTGAGTCAAGCGGCTCTTTGTTCCAAGGAGCTTTTAGATCAAAATCCAATCGGACCAGCTATGATTCATCCATCTGAAACTGCAGCAAAAGGATTCAGTTGGAAGGATCTAGCTGAACCAGGAGTTAAACGTGCATTGATGGTGGGTGTGGGCATTCAAATACTTCAGCAG TTATCTGGCATAAATGGGGTTCTCTACTACACTCCTCAAATTCTTGAGCAGGCAGGTGTTGGAGTTCTTCTTTCAAATTTGGGCATTAGTTCAGCTTCAGCATCACTGCTTATCAGTGGCATCACAACCTTATTGATGCTTCCATCTATAGCTGTAGCCATGAGGCTCATGGATATTTCTGGCAGAAG GACTTTGCTGCTCAGCACAATCCCCATCTTAATAACATCTCTTGTTGTCCTAGTCCTGTCAAGTGTTATAAAGATGGGTTCTGTTGTGCATGCATCAATCTCGACTGTCAGTGTTGTGTTATATTTCTGTTGCTTTGTCATGGGTTTTGGGCCAATCCCTAACATACTCTGTTCGGAGATCTTCCCCACCAGGGTACGTGGCATCTGCATTGCCATATGTGCCCTTGTATTTTGGATAGGTGACATCATTGTCACCTATTCACTCCCAGTACTGCTCAAATCCGTTGGCCTTGCTGGTGTTTTTGGTATGTACGCTGTCGTTTGTGTCATATCATGGATATTCGTCTTCATCAAAGTTCCAGAAACAAAGGGCATGCCGCTTGAAGTGATTACAGAGTTCTTCGCCGTTGGTGCAAGCCAGGCTGATGCTGCCAAGAACAACTGA
- the LOC102607764 gene encoding mitochondrial phosphate carrier protein 1, mitochondrial isoform X1, which translates to MEQRVREEQMGGEEQGRARACEKCAAGYYAICTIGGMLSAGTTHLVTTPLDVLKVNMQVNPLKYYGMSSGFSTLWKEQGSSSLWKGWSAKFCGYGVQGGCKFGLYEYFKSLYPDILVDYNRTFIFFLSSASAQVFADIALCPFESVKVRVQAQPHFAKGLSDGFPKVYKTEGLAGFYRGLFPLWCRNLPFSMIMFSTFEHSVDFIYQKLVQKRKEDCSRVQQLGVTCLAGYTAGAVGTLISNPADNIVASLYNKKAENVLQAVKKIGFLNLFTRSLPVRITIVGPVVTLQWFLYDSIKVLNGLPTSGGFCRRVEEANLSA; encoded by the exons ATGGAACAGAGAGTAAGAGAAGAACAGATGGGAGGTGAAGAACAAGGACGAGCAAGGGCTTGTGAGAAGTGTGCAGCTGGGTATTATGCTATTTGCACCATTGGAGGAATGCTTAGCGCTGGGACTACTCATCTTGTTACCACTCCTCTTGATGTCTTGAAAGTTAATATGCAG gtAAATCCACTCAAGTATTATGGCATGTCATCCGGGTTCTCTACCCTATGGAAAGAACAAGGCTCTTCTTCTCTTTGGAAAGGGTGGTCTGCCAAGTTCTGTGGATATGGTGTCCAAGGCGGCTGCAAATTTGGtctttatgaatattttaagaGCCTCTACCCTGATATTTTGGTCGATTACAACAGAACTTTCATATTCTTTCTCAGCAGTGCATCCGCACAAGTCTTTGCTGATATAGCACTCTGTCCTTTTGAATCCGTCAAAGTTCGAGTTCAAGCACAGCCCCATTTTGCAAAGGGTTTGAGTGATGGATTTCCGAAAGTGTATAAAACTGAAGGGCTTGCTGG TTTCTACAGGGGACTTTTTCCACTTTGGTGCCGTAATCTTCCAT TTTCCATGATCATGTTCTCAACCTTTGAGCATTCGGTGGACTTTATATATCAAAAACTTGttcaaaagagaaaagaagattGCTCCAGAGTTCAACAACTCGGTGTTACATGTTTAGCGGGCTACACAGCTGGAGCTGTAGGCACTCTAATATCTAACCCAGCTGATAACATTGTTGCATctctctacaacaaaaaagcGGAAAATGTGCTTCAG GCTGTGAAGAAAATTGGGTTCCTTAATCTCTTTACCAGAAGCCTTCCTGTTCGGATCACAATTGTGGGCCCTGTTGTTACTTTGCAGTGGTTTCTCTATGATTCTATCAAAGTTCTAAATGGATT GCCTACAAGTGGAGGGTTCTGCCGACGCGTGGAGGAAGCTAATTTATCGGCTTAA
- the LOC102607764 gene encoding mitochondrial phosphate carrier protein 1, mitochondrial isoform X2, which translates to MGGEEQGRARACEKCAAGYYAICTIGGMLSAGTTHLVTTPLDVLKVNMQVNPLKYYGMSSGFSTLWKEQGSSSLWKGWSAKFCGYGVQGGCKFGLYEYFKSLYPDILVDYNRTFIFFLSSASAQVFADIALCPFESVKVRVQAQPHFAKGLSDGFPKVYKTEGLAGFYRGLFPLWCRNLPFSMIMFSTFEHSVDFIYQKLVQKRKEDCSRVQQLGVTCLAGYTAGAVGTLISNPADNIVASLYNKKAENVLQAVKKIGFLNLFTRSLPVRITIVGPVVTLQWFLYDSIKVLNGLPTSGGFCRRVEEANLSA; encoded by the exons ATGGGAGGTGAAGAACAAGGACGAGCAAGGGCTTGTGAGAAGTGTGCAGCTGGGTATTATGCTATTTGCACCATTGGAGGAATGCTTAGCGCTGGGACTACTCATCTTGTTACCACTCCTCTTGATGTCTTGAAAGTTAATATGCAG gtAAATCCACTCAAGTATTATGGCATGTCATCCGGGTTCTCTACCCTATGGAAAGAACAAGGCTCTTCTTCTCTTTGGAAAGGGTGGTCTGCCAAGTTCTGTGGATATGGTGTCCAAGGCGGCTGCAAATTTGGtctttatgaatattttaagaGCCTCTACCCTGATATTTTGGTCGATTACAACAGAACTTTCATATTCTTTCTCAGCAGTGCATCCGCACAAGTCTTTGCTGATATAGCACTCTGTCCTTTTGAATCCGTCAAAGTTCGAGTTCAAGCACAGCCCCATTTTGCAAAGGGTTTGAGTGATGGATTTCCGAAAGTGTATAAAACTGAAGGGCTTGCTGG TTTCTACAGGGGACTTTTTCCACTTTGGTGCCGTAATCTTCCAT TTTCCATGATCATGTTCTCAACCTTTGAGCATTCGGTGGACTTTATATATCAAAAACTTGttcaaaagagaaaagaagattGCTCCAGAGTTCAACAACTCGGTGTTACATGTTTAGCGGGCTACACAGCTGGAGCTGTAGGCACTCTAATATCTAACCCAGCTGATAACATTGTTGCATctctctacaacaaaaaagcGGAAAATGTGCTTCAG GCTGTGAAGAAAATTGGGTTCCTTAATCTCTTTACCAGAAGCCTTCCTGTTCGGATCACAATTGTGGGCCCTGTTGTTACTTTGCAGTGGTTTCTCTATGATTCTATCAAAGTTCTAAATGGATT GCCTACAAGTGGAGGGTTCTGCCGACGCGTGGAGGAAGCTAATTTATCGGCTTAA